A single window of Nicotiana sylvestris chromosome 3, ASM39365v2, whole genome shotgun sequence DNA harbors:
- the LOC138888330 gene encoding uncharacterized protein, with protein MKSLSINVPLVEALEQIPSYVKFMKDLVTKKRWMNFETIKVTHQVSAIVHLMAHKLEDPGAFTIPYIIGSAEFAKALCDLGASINLMPYSVFKTLEIGQPRPTSMRLQMANHTMKRPLGVIEDVLVRVEKFILPVNFVILDCEVDCEVPIILSRYFLAMWKALVDVEARELTFRVGDEKVVLHVCKSMRQPNGNEVCSFVDLVTDVIVDETSGVKY; from the coding sequence ATGAAGAGTCTATCGATcaatgtgccattagttgaagctTTGGAGCAAATTCCCAGTTATGTAAAGTTTATGAAGGATTTGGTGACAAAGAAGCGGTGGATGAATTTTGAAACTATCAAagtcactcatcaagtgagtgcaattgtgcattTAATGGCTCATAAATtggaagatcccggtgctttcacaaTTCCTTATATAATTGGAAGTGCCGagtttgcaaaagccctttgtgatCTCGGGGCAAGTATAAATTTAATGCCCtattcagttttcaagactttggaaattgggcaaccaagacccacatctatgagattacaaatggctaATCATACCATGAAAAGACCATTGGGAGTGATTGAAGATGTATTGGTTCGTGTTGAGAAGTTCATTCTTCCGGTGAATTTTGTAAttcttgattgtgaggttgactGTGAGGTGCCAATTATTCTTAGTAGATATTTCCTTGCTATGTGGAAGGCTCTTGTTGATGTGGAAGCTAGAGAACTTACCTTTcgggttggtgatgaaaaagtggttttGCATGTGTGTAAGTCCATGAGGCAACCTAATGGCAATGAGGTGTGCTCTTTCGTGGACTTGGTGACCGATGTGATTGTAGATGAAACAAGTGGTGTTAAATATTGA